From Bacteroidota bacterium, the proteins below share one genomic window:
- a CDS encoding addiction module protein codes for MKHITISIPENFYNTFIEFFKHIPEAKIESEESFSIPEWHKTETLKRIKNAKPENFIPWEKVKKNIRYKVSK; via the coding sequence ATGAAACACATTACCATCAGCATTCCGGAAAATTTTTACAACACATTTATAGAATTCTTTAAACATATTCCTGAAGCAAAAATTGAAAGTGAAGAAAGTTTTTCTATCCCCGAATGGCACAAAACGGAAACATTAAAACGTATTAAAAATGCCAAACCCGAAAATTTTATTCCATGGGAAAAGGTTAAGAAGAATATCAGATATAAAGTGAGTAAGTAA
- a CDS encoding type II toxin-antitoxin system RelE/ParE family toxin, with product MSFEIIFEELAQSDIQQAIDYYDKQQIGLGEKFWLSLSKHIAFISKNPFFQIRYSNVRCLPMTKFPFMIHFILDEKVKTVYIISVFHTSQNPDKW from the coding sequence ATGTCGTTTGAAATTATTTTTGAGGAGTTAGCGCAATCCGATATTCAACAAGCCATTGATTATTATGACAAGCAACAAATTGGCTTAGGAGAAAAGTTCTGGCTGTCCCTTTCAAAGCACATTGCTTTTATCAGCAAAAATCCTTTCTTTCAAATCAGGTACAGCAATGTTCGATGTTTACCAATGACAAAGTTTCCTTTTATGATACATTTCATTCTGGATGAAAAAGTAAAAACAGTTTATATCATTTCGGTTTTTCATACTTCTCAAAATCCAGATAAATGGTAA
- a CDS encoding tRNA (adenosine(37)-N6)-threonylcarbamoyltransferase complex ATPase subunit type 1 TsaE, translating to MKTLSLKNLSELPQTAKAILEFAGEKKIFCFYGELGAGKTTLIKELCKQLGVTDKGSSPTFALVNEYKIPSPLPTSPIGGGEKTQVLPNGEDLGGASAVFHLDLYRLKSESEIYGIGYEDYLYSGNYCFIEWPEKMERLLPEDCLRVKIEVKNGERIISLS from the coding sequence ATGAAAACCCTTTCCTTAAAAAACCTTTCTGAACTTCCTCAAACAGCTAAAGCAATTCTTGAATTTGCTGGTGAGAAAAAGATTTTTTGTTTTTACGGAGAACTTGGCGCAGGAAAAACCACGCTCATTAAAGAACTCTGCAAGCAGCTTGGCGTAACGGATAAAGGAAGCAGTCCTACGTTTGCGCTGGTGAATGAATACAAAATACCAAGCCCCCTCCCAACATCACCCATTGGGGGAGGAGAAAAAACTCAAGTCCTCCCTAATGGGGAGGATTTAGGAGGGGCTTCGGCTGTTTTCCACCTTGACCTTTATCGCCTGAAATCCGAATCCGAAATCTATGGCATCGGCTATGAAGATTATCTCTATAGCGGAAATTATTGCTTCATCGAATGGCCTGAAAAAATGGAGCGCCTGCTTCCCGAAGATTGCCTGCGAGTGAAGATAGAAGTTAAGAATGGTGAAAGAATTATTTCTCTTTCCTGA